One part of the Rutidosis leptorrhynchoides isolate AG116_Rl617_1_P2 chromosome 1, CSIRO_AGI_Rlap_v1, whole genome shotgun sequence genome encodes these proteins:
- the LOC139856009 gene encoding flavin-containing monooxygenase FMO GS-OX5-like: protein MTLSLNVAVIGAGVSGLLTARELLRENHQVTVFEKSNQIGGTWLYDPRVEPENIFNLDPNRPIVHSSLYSSLRTNLPRPLMSFSDFSFEDKTYGDPRLFPGHQEVLNYLQGFANEFGVSKVIRFNADVVHVESKGSGFIVKWRMMEVGSIENDLFDVVVVCNGHNTEPRVANDALGIEKWTRKQVHSHNYRVPEPYRDQVVVVIGSGYSAIDISREIATAAKEVHLSSRSSNVKFSKLDGYENIWQHQRINRVYDDGTVVFQDDQDSIKADAILHCTGYKFHFPFLKTNNMVHVDDNRVGPLYKHIFPPQLAPKLCFIGLPFNQGALFPMFELQAKWVALVLSEKILLPSEDEMLADVYKHYREMEDNLIPKHYTHSLLFQFEYLDWLAAQVGLQVEDRLKKICRNLFDHWIASPNDFRNEFSC from the exons ATGACACTCTCTCTCAACGTAGCCGTTATCGGAGCCGGAGTCTCCGGCCTACTCACAGCCCGGGAACTTCTTCGAGAAAACCACCAAGTCACGGTCTTCGAAAAGTCAAACCAAATCGGTGGAACCTGGCTTTACGACCCACGGGTCGAACCCGAAAACATTTTCAACCTCGACCCAAATCGACCAATTGTCCACAGCAGTCTCTACTCCTCTCTCCGAACAAATCTCCCACGTCCACTTATGAGCTTCTCCGATTTCTCATTTGAAGACAAAACATACGGTGATCCCAGATTGTTTCCTGGTCATCAAGAGGTATTAAACTATTTACAAGGTTTTGCTAATGAGTTCGGAGTTAGTAAGGTTATTCGATTTAATGCTGACGTGGTACATGTTGAGTCGAAAGGTAGTGGCTTTATAGTTAAGTGGCGAATGATGGAAGTGGGTTCGATTGAAAACGATTTGTTTGatgtggttgtggtttgtaatggtCATAATACCGAACCCCGAGTTGCCAATGATGCTCTGG GTATCGAGAAATGGACGCGTAAACAAGTACATAGTCACAACTATCGGGTTCCTGAACCTTATCGAGATCAA GTAGTGGTCGTGATTGGGAGCGGGTATAGTGCAATTGATATATCTAGAGAAATCGCAACAGCTGCCAAAGAGGTTCATCTTTCGTCCAGATCTTCAAATGTCAAGTTTTCAAAGTTGGATGGTTATGAAAACATATGGCAGCATCAGAGG ATCAATCGTGTTTATGATGATGGGACCGTTGTGTTCCAAGATGATCAAGATTCTATTAAAGCGGATGCAATCTTACATTGCACAGG GTATAAGTTTCATTTCCCCTTTCTAAAAACAAACAACATGGTACATGTTGACGACAATCGAGTTGGACCACTCTACAAACATATATTCCCTCCTCAATTAGCACCTAAACTCTGTTTCATTGGATTACCATTCA ATCAAGGTGCTTTATTTCCAATGTTTGAGCTGCAAGCAAAGTGGGTAGCACTGGTGCTGTCTGAGAAGATATTGTTGCCATCCGAAGACGAAATGTTGGCTGATGTTTACAAACACTATCGAGAAATGGAAGACAATTTGATCCCGAAGCACTATACTCATTCTCTACTCTTTCAG TTCGAATATTTGGACTGGTTAGCTGCTCAAGTAGGTCTGCAGGTTGAAGATAGACTTAAGAAGATCTGCAGGAACCTTTTTGATCATTGGATTGCCAGCCCTAACGATTTCAGAAACGAGTTTTCATGTTGA